One Caulobacter segnis genomic window carries:
- a CDS encoding VOC family protein: MARRVALVSLLVADYDEAIAFYVGKLGFTLVEDTDMGHGKRWVVVSAGSDGTNFLLAQAVGDQARAIGQQGGGRVWLFLHTDDFAGDHARMSAAGVTFLEEPRHEAYGTVAVFEDLSGNRWDLLQPKS, from the coding sequence ATGGCCCGCCGCGTCGCCCTCGTGTCCCTGCTCGTCGCCGACTACGACGAGGCGATCGCCTTCTATGTCGGCAAGCTGGGCTTCACCCTGGTGGAAGACACCGACATGGGCCACGGCAAGCGCTGGGTGGTGGTCTCGGCGGGCAGCGACGGCACGAACTTCCTGCTGGCCCAGGCGGTCGGCGACCAGGCCCGGGCGATCGGCCAGCAAGGCGGCGGCCGCGTCTGGCTGTTCCTGCACACCGACGACTTCGCCGGCGACCACGCCCGCATGAGCGCCGCCGGCGTCACCTTCCTGGAAGAGCCTCGCCACGAGGCCTACGGCACGGTGGCGGTGTTCGAGGACCTCTCCGGCAATCGCTGGGACCTGCTGCAACCCAAGAGCTGA
- a CDS encoding SDR family oxidoreductase, with protein MAQTQTPEFENSADRVAQAERDIQAPLDAKEARSFKSKDETAEKDDRRAHAMQAGARPYPAPPFPEQHQAKPGEEWKLDPAPMYDAPFYKGSGKLEHKVALITGADSGIGRAVAVLFAREGADVAIGYLSEDKDAEETKAAVEKEGRRAILLPGDVADPAYAKAAVEKTVAELGRLDILVNNAAFQEHVLDFEDLTEAHFDRTLRTNLYGYFHMAKAAVKHLPNGGSIINTGSVTGLLGNKDLLDYSLTKGGIHAFTRSLATHLIDKGIRVNAVAPGPVWTPLNPADKLGPQVAEFGARTPMKRAAQPEEIAPAYVFLASPQTSSYITGEILPIIGGYNGG; from the coding sequence ATGGCCCAGACCCAGACCCCCGAGTTCGAGAACAGCGCCGACCGCGTCGCCCAGGCCGAGCGCGACATCCAGGCCCCGCTGGACGCCAAGGAGGCGCGATCCTTCAAGTCGAAGGACGAGACGGCGGAGAAGGACGATAGGCGCGCCCACGCCATGCAGGCGGGCGCCCGTCCCTATCCCGCCCCGCCCTTCCCCGAGCAGCACCAGGCCAAGCCGGGCGAGGAATGGAAGCTGGATCCCGCCCCGATGTACGACGCGCCCTTCTACAAGGGGTCGGGCAAGCTGGAGCACAAGGTCGCCCTGATCACCGGCGCCGACAGCGGCATCGGCCGGGCCGTGGCGGTGCTGTTCGCCCGCGAGGGCGCGGACGTGGCCATCGGCTATCTCAGCGAGGACAAGGACGCCGAGGAGACCAAGGCCGCCGTCGAGAAGGAGGGCCGCCGCGCCATCTTGCTGCCCGGCGACGTCGCCGACCCGGCCTACGCCAAGGCGGCGGTCGAAAAGACCGTGGCCGAGCTGGGCCGACTGGACATCCTGGTCAACAACGCCGCCTTCCAGGAGCATGTCCTCGACTTCGAGGACCTGACCGAGGCGCACTTTGACCGCACCCTGCGGACCAACCTCTACGGCTATTTCCACATGGCCAAGGCGGCGGTGAAGCACCTGCCCAACGGCGGCTCGATCATCAACACCGGCTCGGTCACCGGCCTCCTGGGCAACAAGGACTTGCTGGACTACTCCCTGACCAAGGGCGGCATCCACGCCTTCACCCGGTCGCTGGCCACGCACCTGATCGACAAGGGCATCCGCGTGAACGCCGTCGCCCCCGGCCCGGTCTGGACCCCGCTGAACCCGGCCGACAAGCTGGGTCCGCAGGTCGCCGAGTTCGGGGCCAGGACGCCGATGAAGCGGGCGGCGCAACCCGAGGAGATCGCGCCGGCCTATGTCTTCCTCGCCTCGCCCCAGACCTCGAGCTACATCACTGGCGAAATCCTGCCGATCATCGGCGGCTACAACGGGGGCTGA
- a CDS encoding MATE family efflux transporter, whose translation MTLVMTMPRDAAEAALPSERPRGPILTDLIDLLRLAGPVVLSRLGIMVMGLTDAIVVGHFSARQLGFHAMAWAPSSIFITMNVGLLVGVQVMTARAIGAGKRHETGAVLRRGLSYGLWLGLGSMALLALFGPLFLHSMGLKDGLADGATLPLIVFSLSLPIYSVSVALTFWLEGLGRPGPGAVFMWLANIVNLAANLLFVPGTFGLPALGATGGAWSTFVARLALATALAIYVTRMKEARELGVFDKPVRDRPAEAEQRRIGYGAGASNFFEVSAFAGMNLICGWIGGLAVAAYAVVLNVSAIVFMVPLGVATATAVQVGRAYGARDPAGMKRAGWIAFAVIAVIGTLFGLLLYPTKHWVALAYTTDPAALTLILPAMALSCLFFAPDAVQVVAAQALRARGEVWIPTITHLISYALVMGPLAWWLAIPRGMGLNGVLISIIITSFLAAAFLLTRFRMLDWRDRRLAAEAA comes from the coding sequence TTGACATTGGTGATGACCATGCCGCGCGACGCGGCCGAAGCGGCGCTTCCCTCGGAGCGGCCGCGCGGCCCCATTCTGACCGACCTCATCGACCTGCTCCGCCTGGCGGGGCCGGTGGTGCTGTCGCGCCTGGGCATCATGGTCATGGGCCTGACCGACGCCATCGTCGTCGGCCACTTCTCGGCCCGCCAGCTGGGCTTCCACGCCATGGCCTGGGCGCCGTCCTCGATCTTCATCACCATGAACGTCGGCCTGCTGGTCGGGGTGCAGGTGATGACCGCCCGCGCCATCGGGGCGGGCAAGCGCCACGAGACCGGCGCGGTGCTGCGGCGGGGGCTGAGCTATGGCCTGTGGCTGGGCCTGGGGTCGATGGCGCTGCTGGCGCTGTTCGGGCCGCTGTTCCTGCACAGCATGGGGCTGAAGGACGGGCTGGCCGACGGCGCGACCCTGCCGCTGATCGTCTTCTCGCTGTCGCTGCCGATCTATTCGGTGTCGGTGGCCCTGACCTTCTGGCTGGAGGGTCTGGGGCGGCCGGGACCCGGCGCGGTGTTCATGTGGCTGGCCAACATCGTCAACCTCGCGGCCAACCTGCTGTTCGTGCCGGGAACCTTCGGCCTGCCGGCCCTGGGCGCGACGGGCGGCGCCTGGTCGACCTTCGTGGCCCGCCTGGCGCTGGCGACGGCCCTGGCGATCTATGTGACCCGGATGAAGGAGGCCCGCGAACTGGGCGTCTTCGACAAGCCGGTCCGCGACAGGCCGGCCGAGGCCGAGCAGCGGCGCATCGGCTACGGCGCCGGCGCGTCGAACTTCTTCGAGGTCTCGGCCTTCGCCGGCATGAACCTGATCTGCGGCTGGATCGGCGGTCTGGCCGTGGCCGCCTACGCGGTGGTGCTGAACGTCTCGGCGATCGTCTTCATGGTGCCGCTGGGCGTGGCGACGGCGACCGCCGTGCAGGTGGGCCGGGCCTATGGCGCGCGCGACCCGGCGGGCATGAAGCGGGCCGGCTGGATCGCCTTCGCCGTGATCGCCGTGATCGGCACGCTGTTCGGGCTGCTGCTCTATCCGACCAAGCACTGGGTGGCCCTGGCCTACACCACCGACCCGGCGGCCCTGACCCTGATCCTGCCGGCCATGGCGCTGAGCTGCCTGTTCTTCGCGCCCGATGCGGTGCAGGTCGTGGCGGCCCAGGCGCTGCGGGCGCGCGGCGAGGTGTGGATCCCCACCATCACCCACCTGATCAGCTACGCCCTGGTCATGGGACCTTTGGCCTGGTGGCTGGCCATCCCGCGCGGCATGGGCCTGAACGGGGTGCTGATCTCGATCATCATCACCAGCTTCCTGGCGGCCGCGTTCCTGCTGACCCGGTTCCGGATGCTGGACTGGCGGGATCGCAGGCTGGCGGCCGAGGCGGCTTAA
- a CDS encoding cobalamin biosynthesis protein CbiG, which translates to MSRLFSAYVIVDWSAAAKPTTGADSIWIGVLKRDVRFRLTFESYNPATRAEAETRLAAILDDLKKRGERALVGFDFPLGFPRGLSKALALPGETPWRAVWDQLAKMVKDKVDNTNNRFGVGSEINRRLTGGPFPFWGCPPKDALTTLQPKRPRDHGPDDLPEFRYADEAAKGAHSIWKLYYNGSVGGQAIVGIPAVRRLKDARGEAVRAWPFETGFKALTEADLDGVAVVVAEVYPSLVKAVPAAGEVKDLAQVRGLAEHFAKLDEAGKLGAIFAAPKGLTEEAVAAAETEEGWILGA; encoded by the coding sequence GTGTCGCGTCTGTTCAGCGCCTATGTGATCGTCGACTGGAGCGCCGCGGCCAAGCCGACGACGGGCGCGGACTCCATCTGGATCGGCGTCCTCAAGCGCGACGTGCGCTTCCGCCTGACCTTCGAGAGCTACAACCCCGCCACCCGCGCCGAGGCCGAGACCCGGCTGGCGGCGATCCTCGACGACCTGAAGAAGCGCGGCGAGCGCGCCTTGGTGGGCTTCGACTTCCCGCTGGGCTTCCCGCGCGGCTTGAGCAAGGCCCTGGCCCTGCCGGGCGAGACGCCCTGGCGCGCGGTCTGGGACCAGCTGGCCAAGATGGTCAAGGACAAGGTCGATAACACCAACAACCGCTTCGGCGTCGGGTCGGAGATCAACCGTCGCCTGACCGGCGGCCCCTTCCCGTTCTGGGGCTGCCCGCCCAAGGACGCCCTGACGACGCTGCAACCCAAGCGCCCGCGCGACCATGGCCCGGACGATCTGCCCGAGTTCCGCTACGCCGACGAGGCCGCGAAAGGCGCGCACTCGATCTGGAAGCTCTACTACAACGGCTCGGTCGGCGGTCAGGCGATCGTCGGCATCCCGGCCGTGCGCCGCCTGAAGGACGCGCGCGGCGAGGCCGTGCGGGCCTGGCCCTTCGAGACCGGCTTCAAGGCCCTGACCGAAGCCGACCTGGACGGCGTGGCCGTGGTGGTGGCCGAGGTCTATCCGTCGCTGGTCAAGGCCGTCCCCGCGGCGGGCGAGGTCAAGGACCTGGCCCAGGTGCGGGGCCTGGCCGAGCACTTCGCCAAGCTGGACGAGGCCGGCAAACTGGGTGCGATCTTCGCCGCGCCGAAGGGGCTGACCGAAGAGGCCGTGGCGGCGGCCGAGACCGAGGAAGGCTGGATCCTGGGGGCTTAA
- the mdoH gene encoding glucans biosynthesis glucosyltransferase MdoH has translation MSDRSALFDVRSSTSVTLDQVVRRETVEIPAEAPLAMPVQPLGFWQGGSRRAAALVADMTMRRWIVALATIVMGFAGWKATFDTVALGGVTRLEGVVLTLLAPLFLALSLWFCTAVAGFVILLGKPKDPLGIDSEAPMPKLHTRTAILMPVHNEDAAAVFARLRAMDASIAETGMSRHFDIFVLSDTRDAQVALAEQACFARFRREAHSNVFYRVRKENTGRKAGNVADWVRRWGSAYEHMLVLDADSLMTGEAMVRLADAMERHPGAGLIQTMPMIINAQTIFARTLQFATRLYGRVAWTGLAWWSGSESSFWGHNAIVRTRAFAETCGLPHLAGPKPFGGEVMSHDALESALLRRGGWSVHLAPYLEGSYEESPSNLLDFATRDRRWCRGNVQHVPLVALPGLHWMSRLHLVIGVLSYALSPLWFIALSAGITSRALMPELKKAAFTMADLQAAAHALIDWREIQATAWAMIITFLLLFGPKIMGSILVFSRKHETKGFGGKRRIAAGLAVEMLLSALVAPMLMFTQTRAIVEILAGKVGGWATQRRDADKVAFKEACAAMGWVSATGLVLGGIFWFTPDLFTSTAPILLGLVLAVPLTMLGAHKVAGLKLKTNGLFMTPEERRPPAIVRAALGPSCEPPIRWFARNGRPIGPTTKIRDAA, from the coding sequence ATGAGCGATCGCTCCGCCCTCTTCGACGTGCGCTCCTCCACGAGCGTGACCCTCGATCAGGTCGTCCGCCGCGAAACCGTCGAGATCCCGGCCGAGGCGCCGCTGGCCATGCCAGTCCAGCCGCTGGGTTTCTGGCAGGGCGGCTCGCGCCGCGCCGCCGCCCTGGTCGCCGACATGACCATGCGTCGCTGGATCGTGGCCCTGGCGACGATCGTCATGGGCTTCGCCGGCTGGAAGGCCACCTTCGACACCGTGGCCCTGGGCGGCGTCACCCGCCTGGAAGGCGTGGTCCTGACCCTGCTGGCCCCGCTGTTCCTGGCCCTGTCGCTGTGGTTCTGCACGGCTGTGGCCGGCTTCGTGATCCTGCTGGGCAAGCCCAAGGACCCGCTGGGTATCGACAGCGAGGCGCCGATGCCCAAGCTGCACACCCGCACCGCCATCCTGATGCCGGTCCATAACGAGGACGCCGCCGCCGTCTTCGCCCGCCTGCGCGCCATGGACGCCTCGATCGCCGAGACGGGCATGAGCCGGCACTTCGACATCTTCGTCCTCAGCGACACCCGCGACGCCCAGGTGGCCCTGGCCGAGCAGGCCTGCTTCGCCCGCTTCCGCCGCGAGGCCCACAGCAACGTCTTCTATCGCGTCCGCAAGGAAAACACGGGCCGCAAGGCCGGCAACGTGGCCGACTGGGTGCGCCGCTGGGGCAGCGCCTACGAGCACATGCTGGTTCTGGACGCCGACAGCCTGATGACCGGCGAGGCCATGGTCCGCCTGGCCGACGCCATGGAGCGTCACCCGGGCGCAGGTCTGATCCAGACCATGCCGATGATCATCAACGCCCAGACGATCTTCGCCCGCACCCTGCAGTTCGCCACGCGCCTGTACGGCCGCGTCGCCTGGACGGGCCTGGCCTGGTGGTCGGGTTCGGAGAGCTCCTTCTGGGGCCACAACGCCATCGTCCGCACCCGCGCCTTCGCCGAGACCTGCGGCCTGCCGCACCTGGCCGGCCCCAAGCCGTTCGGCGGCGAGGTGATGAGCCACGACGCCCTGGAAAGCGCCCTGCTGCGCCGCGGCGGCTGGAGCGTCCACCTGGCCCCCTATCTGGAAGGCTCGTACGAGGAGAGCCCCTCGAACCTGCTGGACTTCGCCACCCGCGACCGCCGCTGGTGCCGGGGCAACGTCCAGCACGTGCCGCTGGTCGCTCTGCCCGGCCTGCACTGGATGAGCCGCCTGCACCTGGTGATCGGCGTGCTGAGCTACGCCCTGTCGCCGCTGTGGTTCATCGCCCTGTCGGCCGGCATCACCTCGCGCGCCCTGATGCCCGAGCTGAAGAAGGCGGCCTTCACCATGGCCGACCTGCAGGCCGCCGCGCACGCTCTGATCGACTGGCGCGAGATCCAGGCCACCGCCTGGGCGATGATCATCACCTTCCTGCTGCTGTTCGGGCCCAAGATCATGGGTTCGATCCTGGTCTTCTCGCGCAAGCACGAGACCAAGGGCTTCGGCGGCAAGCGCCGCATCGCCGCCGGCCTCGCCGTCGAGATGCTGCTCTCGGCTCTGGTCGCCCCGATGCTGATGTTCACCCAGACCCGCGCCATCGTCGAGATCCTGGCCGGCAAGGTCGGCGGCTGGGCCACCCAGCGCCGCGACGCAGACAAGGTCGCCTTCAAGGAGGCCTGCGCCGCCATGGGCTGGGTCAGCGCCACGGGCCTGGTCCTGGGCGGGATCTTCTGGTTCACGCCGGACCTGTTCACCTCGACCGCCCCGATCCTGCTGGGTCTCGTCCTGGCCGTGCCGCTGACCATGCTGGGCGCCCACAAGGTCGCCGGCCTGAAGCTGAAGACCAACGGCCTGTTCATGACCCCGGAAGAGCGCCGCCCGCCGGCCATCGTCCGCGCGGCCCTCGGCCCGTCGTGCGAGCCGCCGATCCGCTGGTTCGCCCGCAACGGCCGTCCGATCGGCCCCACCACCAAGATCCGCGACGCCGCCTGA
- a CDS encoding copper-binding protein: MNFRHFIAIIAMLGLAGCGKASQEGHSNPTVVQAMPSTESLPAYDAQGVVSSLDGQILTLDHDGASAAGLKPGRDQFKVYADVIAEAPITPGARVKFQFKKTSTGLEVSKLEPRG; this comes from the coding sequence ATGAATTTCCGACACTTTATCGCAATTATCGCCATGTTGGGCTTGGCCGGGTGCGGAAAAGCTTCACAGGAAGGCCATTCAAATCCGACCGTGGTTCAGGCCATGCCGTCGACGGAATCGCTGCCGGCCTATGACGCTCAGGGGGTGGTTTCGAGCCTGGACGGCCAGATTCTCACGCTCGATCACGACGGCGCGAGCGCGGCGGGCCTCAAGCCTGGCCGCGACCAGTTCAAGGTCTATGCCGACGTGATCGCCGAAGCGCCGATCACGCCCGGCGCGCGGGTGAAGTTCCAGTTCAAGAAGACCTCGACGGGGCTCGAGGTGTCGAAGCTCGAGCCCCGCGGCTGA
- a CDS encoding NADP-dependent oxidoreductase: protein MTTSREIRLKSRPVGLPKASDFEVASVELPAPGDGEVQVKNLWMSVDPYMRGRMYDRPSYVPPFQIGQALQGGAIGEITASNDPDFKPGDIVNSMFGWREAFNAHPKSLAAAGMGAITKIDTHGIPPQAFLGVAGMPGMTAYVGLLRVAALKDGDVVFVSAAAGAVGSVVCQVAKLKGHTVIGSAGGPEKVAFLKSIGVDHVIDYKATPDVVAELAKVAPKGIDVYFENVGGVHLEAALNSARPFARFALCGMISQYNETGKPEGPPNIILAVGKSLRLEGFIVSNHYDLFPQFAKDMSEWIKAGKITWKETVENGVERAPDAFLKLFSGENLGKMLVKLA from the coding sequence ATGACCACGTCGCGCGAGATCCGTCTGAAAAGCCGTCCCGTGGGCCTGCCCAAGGCCTCGGACTTCGAGGTGGCCAGCGTCGAACTGCCCGCCCCGGGCGATGGCGAGGTGCAGGTGAAAAACCTCTGGATGTCGGTCGACCCCTACATGCGCGGCCGCATGTACGACCGGCCCAGCTACGTGCCGCCGTTCCAGATCGGCCAGGCCCTGCAGGGCGGCGCGATCGGCGAGATCACCGCCTCCAACGACCCGGACTTCAAGCCGGGCGACATCGTCAACTCGATGTTCGGCTGGCGTGAAGCCTTCAACGCCCATCCGAAGTCGCTGGCCGCCGCCGGCATGGGCGCGATCACCAAGATCGACACCCACGGCATCCCGCCCCAGGCCTTCCTGGGTGTGGCCGGCATGCCGGGCATGACCGCCTATGTCGGCCTGTTGCGCGTGGCCGCACTGAAGGACGGCGACGTGGTCTTCGTCTCGGCCGCCGCCGGCGCGGTGGGCTCGGTCGTCTGCCAGGTCGCCAAGCTGAAAGGCCACACTGTGATCGGCTCGGCCGGCGGGCCCGAAAAGGTGGCGTTCCTCAAGTCGATCGGCGTCGACCATGTCATCGACTACAAGGCCACGCCCGACGTCGTCGCCGAACTGGCCAAGGTCGCCCCCAAGGGCATCGACGTCTATTTCGAGAACGTCGGCGGCGTGCACCTGGAGGCGGCGCTGAATTCGGCCCGTCCCTTCGCCCGCTTCGCCCTGTGCGGGATGATCTCGCAGTACAACGAGACCGGTAAGCCGGAAGGCCCGCCCAACATCATCCTGGCCGTCGGCAAGAGCCTGCGCCTGGAGGGCTTCATCGTCTCCAACCACTACGACCTGTTCCCGCAGTTCGCCAAGGACATGAGCGAGTGGATCAAGGCCGGGAAGATCACCTGGAAGGAGACGGTCGAGAACGGCGTCGAGCGCGCCCCGGACGCCTTCCTCAAGCTGTTCTCGGGCGAGAACCTGGGGAAGATGCTGGTGAAGCTGGCGTAG
- a CDS encoding Gfo/Idh/MocA family protein, with product MTQDLKAGVVGAGVFGGYHAKKYAELEGVTLVGVYDVDLARAQALAGPLGAQAFDDMDAFLAAVDVVTVAAPAVHHAAPALAALKAGKPVYSEKPLAVTPEDADKMVAVAAWAGLPLACGHQERVVFQAMGLLDIPEQPLRLEAVRRGTPSDRNLDVSVVLDLMIHDIDLALALCDGEPIAVEAEGAITRSTSLDWVKAEATFDNGFTAVFDSSRVAEARERTMKVVYPSGEVEIDFLARTFRNTTPFPLIENFTETPAGKDPLGLSVAGFLKAVRGEAPRPVVSGEEAARALDLALAVEQAAEA from the coding sequence ATGACTCAAGACCTGAAGGCGGGCGTCGTCGGCGCCGGAGTGTTCGGCGGCTATCACGCCAAGAAGTACGCCGAGCTGGAGGGCGTGACCCTGGTCGGCGTGTACGACGTCGACCTGGCCCGCGCCCAGGCCCTGGCCGGCCCGCTGGGCGCCCAGGCCTTCGACGACATGGACGCCTTCCTGGCCGCCGTCGACGTGGTCACGGTCGCCGCGCCAGCCGTCCACCACGCCGCGCCCGCCCTGGCCGCGCTGAAGGCGGGCAAGCCGGTCTATTCCGAAAAGCCCCTGGCCGTGACGCCGGAGGACGCCGACAAGATGGTCGCCGTCGCCGCATGGGCGGGCCTGCCGCTGGCTTGCGGCCACCAGGAACGGGTGGTGTTCCAGGCCATGGGCCTCTTGGACATTCCCGAGCAGCCGCTGCGCCTGGAAGCCGTCCGCCGGGGTACGCCCTCGGACCGCAACCTGGACGTCTCGGTGGTGCTGGACCTGATGATCCACGACATCGACCTGGCTCTGGCGCTCTGCGACGGCGAGCCGATCGCGGTGGAGGCCGAGGGGGCGATCACCCGCTCGACCTCTCTGGATTGGGTGAAGGCCGAGGCCACTTTCGACAACGGCTTCACGGCCGTGTTCGACAGCTCGCGCGTGGCCGAGGCCCGCGAGCGGACCATGAAGGTCGTCTATCCCTCGGGCGAGGTCGAGATCGACTTCCTGGCCCGCACCTTCCGCAACACCACCCCATTCCCGCTGATCGAGAACTTCACCGAGACGCCGGCCGGCAAGGACCCGCTGGGTCTGTCGGTGGCGGGCTTCCTGAAGGCCGTGCGCGGCGAGGCCCCCCGGCCGGTGGTGAGTGGCGAGGAGGCCGCCCGGGCGCTGGACCTGGCCCTGGCCGTCGAGCAGGCGGCGGAAGCCTAG
- a CDS encoding LysE family translocator — translation MPHEAWPVDPGAIAPFLAAVILIELTPGPNMGYLAGLSAVEGRRAGLVTVAGITCGLLVYMLASAAGVTKVLGAHRPLYELLRWAGVAYVAWLALDAWRGGEKAETVPGRVTDWTLFRNGLLANLLNPKAALFYVTLLPGFVQPGHASPMAQALILGGIHILVSIAVHGGIVLSSDGLARRIAAVGDGVRARRIFAIALLATAVWIAFETRPTG, via the coding sequence ATGCCGCATGAGGCCTGGCCCGTCGATCCCGGCGCGATCGCGCCGTTCCTCGCGGCGGTGATCCTGATCGAGCTGACGCCCGGTCCCAACATGGGCTACCTCGCCGGGCTGTCGGCCGTCGAGGGACGCCGCGCGGGCCTGGTCACCGTGGCCGGGATCACCTGCGGCCTCCTGGTCTACATGCTGGCCTCGGCGGCGGGGGTGACCAAGGTCCTGGGCGCGCATCGCCCGCTGTACGAACTGCTGCGCTGGGCGGGCGTGGCCTATGTCGCGTGGCTAGCGCTCGACGCCTGGCGCGGCGGCGAGAAGGCCGAGACCGTCCCCGGCCGCGTCACGGACTGGACCCTGTTCCGCAATGGGCTGTTGGCCAATCTCCTGAACCCGAAGGCTGCCCTGTTCTACGTGACCCTGCTGCCGGGGTTCGTGCAGCCGGGGCACGCCTCGCCCATGGCGCAGGCCCTGATCCTGGGCGGGATCCATATCCTGGTCAGCATCGCTGTGCACGGCGGCATCGTGCTGTCGTCCGACGGCCTGGCCCGGCGGATCGCCGCCGTCGGCGACGGCGTCCGGGCGCGGCGGATCTTCGCGATCGCCCTGCTGGCCACCGCCGTCTGGATCGCCTTCGAGACGCGCCCTACAGGCTGA
- a CDS encoding potassium transporter Kup — MAGQDPLAASVSDTPTTQTHHTGHAASRFWPLALGSVGVVFGDIGTSPLYAFRDALAEAARDGLVRPEIMGVLSLALWALILVVTVKYVLFLMRASNKGEGGVLSLMALAQQGAAGRTGLIFALGAIGAALFYGDGVITPAVSVLSAVEGLKSVRGFEHWFGTQEVIVVSLVILTALFSFQAKGTAKVAGIFGPIMVCWFLCLGAMGVWHIKDDPSVLGAISPTYAVYFLTHHGLTGFLVMGAVFLTVTGAEALTADMGHFGRGPIQLSWFALALPMLALNYFGQAALASKALAVAEASGNALPNADWFFLMAPHQWRLGLVLFSAVATVIASQAVITGAFSLTQQAIQLGLLPRMDIKITSKTEAGQIYVAPINWLLFVGVVLVVLSFRSSSSLAHAYGISVTGTMVVTTLLAFIVVRHVWKWSLWAALALIVPLLLLDLTFFTANLLKVLTGGWAPLALGAGLCLLMSIFVTATERLRAKLSKDGLPFADFREMILRRSTASTPGTAVFLTSDPDTTPPALMHSLKHFKVLHERNVLLTIVNETRPYVPDDERIETRALDDRWWLISLRYGYMESPNIPQALAACRKQGLKFDIMSTSFFVSRRTIVPSTASDALPSWKRKLFTFLTRNAADPTTFFHLPPGRVVELGTQVSL, encoded by the coding sequence ATGGCGGGCCAAGACCCCCTCGCCGCATCCGTCTCCGACACCCCCACAACCCAAACCCACCACACCGGTCACGCGGCCTCGCGTTTCTGGCCGTTGGCGCTGGGCAGCGTGGGCGTCGTGTTCGGCGACATCGGCACCAGCCCTCTCTACGCCTTCCGCGATGCGCTGGCCGAAGCCGCCCGCGACGGCCTGGTCCGCCCCGAGATCATGGGCGTGCTGTCCCTGGCCCTGTGGGCGCTGATCCTGGTCGTGACGGTCAAGTACGTCCTGTTCCTCATGCGCGCCTCCAACAAGGGCGAAGGCGGGGTGCTGTCGCTGATGGCCCTGGCCCAGCAGGGCGCGGCCGGTCGCACCGGCCTGATCTTCGCCCTCGGCGCCATCGGCGCGGCCCTGTTCTACGGCGATGGCGTCATCACCCCGGCGGTCTCGGTGCTTTCCGCCGTCGAGGGTCTGAAGTCGGTCAGGGGTTTCGAGCACTGGTTCGGGACCCAGGAGGTCATCGTCGTCAGCCTGGTGATCCTGACCGCCCTCTTCTCGTTCCAGGCCAAGGGGACGGCGAAGGTGGCCGGGATCTTCGGGCCGATCATGGTCTGCTGGTTCCTGTGCCTGGGCGCGATGGGCGTCTGGCACATCAAGGACGACCCCAGCGTGCTGGGCGCGATCTCGCCGACCTACGCCGTCTATTTCCTGACCCATCACGGACTGACCGGCTTCCTGGTGATGGGCGCGGTGTTCCTGACCGTGACCGGGGCCGAGGCCCTGACCGCCGACATGGGCCACTTCGGCCGGGGACCGATCCAGTTGTCGTGGTTCGCCCTGGCCCTGCCGATGCTGGCCCTGAACTATTTCGGCCAGGCGGCCCTGGCCTCGAAGGCGCTGGCCGTCGCCGAGGCCTCCGGAAACGCCCTGCCCAACGCCGACTGGTTCTTCCTGATGGCCCCGCACCAGTGGCGCCTGGGCCTGGTGCTGTTTTCGGCCGTCGCCACCGTCATCGCCAGCCAGGCGGTGATCACCGGCGCCTTCTCGCTGACCCAGCAGGCGATCCAGCTGGGCCTGCTGCCGCGCATGGACATCAAGATCACCTCGAAGACCGAGGCCGGCCAGATCTATGTCGCCCCGATCAACTGGCTGTTGTTCGTCGGCGTCGTGCTGGTGGTGCTGTCGTTCCGCTCGTCGTCCTCGCTGGCCCACGCCTACGGCATCTCGGTGACGGGCACGATGGTGGTGACTACCCTGCTGGCCTTCATCGTCGTGCGCCACGTCTGGAAGTGGAGCCTGTGGGCGGCCCTGGCGCTGATCGTGCCGCTGCTGCTGCTGGACCTGACCTTCTTCACCGCCAACCTGCTCAAGGTGCTGACCGGCGGCTGGGCCCCGCTGGCCCTGGGCGCGGGCCTGTGCCTGCTGATGTCGATCTTCGTCACCGCCACCGAGCGCCTGCGGGCCAAGCTCAGCAAGGATGGCCTGCCTTTCGCCGACTTCCGCGAGATGATCCTGCGCCGCTCGACGGCCTCGACGCCCGGCACGGCCGTGTTCCTGACCTCGGACCCGGACACCACCCCGCCGGCCCTGATGCACAGCCTCAAGCACTTCAAGGTGCTGCACGAGCGCAACGTGCTTCTCACCATCGTCAACGAGACCCGCCCCTACGTGCCCGACGACGAACGGATCGAGACCCGCGCCCTAGACGACCGCTGGTGGCTGATCTCGCTGCGCTACGGCTACATGGAGAGCCCGAACATCCCGCAGGCCCTGGCCGCCTGCCGCAAGCAGGGCCTGAAGTTCGACATCATGAGCACGTCGTTCTTCGTCAGCCGCCGCACGATCGTGCCGTCGACGGCCAGCGACGCCCTGCCCAGCTGGAAGCGCAAGCTGTTCACCTTCCTGACCCGCAACGCCGCCGACCCGACCACCTTCTTCCACCTGCCGCCTGGCCGCGTGGTCGAACTGGGGACCCAGGTCAGCCTGTAG